Proteins from one Telopea speciosissima isolate NSW1024214 ecotype Mountain lineage chromosome 1, Tspe_v1, whole genome shotgun sequence genomic window:
- the LOC122658642 gene encoding transcription factor bHLH112-like, which yields MGDEFQAGICSGNWWNSSRSGLSVGSCSSPCSTALNDIGSFGWASETRSSCEETTASVSDSSMVFQHTQKQSQGPDSVGGDGGGGGGGGDGGGSGGGDGILMDSTTLQMMGFGPSSLTMDWNQTLLRGNGRNGETNFHSMIQDELSSRPKFKPETGMESPPTHQVQKEWSPKSSFSDGGEDSTSLNPFNKQINQVFPLDHHQQQRLNPSSGDCTVSSQGIPSSFPSFTCNSASLLQGLFDPQETHPSINNPSPNYGINTGEFASPLLSPSPSWAKFPAFLKASPPKQQQQQQQLQHQPQLHFSNNTPYWNASAAPMNDARSSFFPSSHTQFLSQTFEEKPSCSSITALTTSKSSTEEVRDSGSGSVAKKSSSEPVYKRPRIETPSPLPTFKVRKEKLGDRITALQQLVSPFGKTDTASVLFEAIEYIKFLHEQVSLLSTPYMKNGAPTQTQQQNSDKSNEGEGHKQDLRSRGLCLVPLSSTFPVTNETAADFWTPTFGGTYR from the exons aTGGGAGACGAATTTCAGGCAGGAATTTGTAGTGGAAACTGGTGGAATTCAAGTAGAAGTGGACTGAGCGTGGGTTCGTGTTCATCACCATGTTCTACGGCACTCAATGATATTGGGAGCTTTGGATGGGCAAGTGAAACCAGATCATCTTGTGAGGAGACGACAGCTTCAGTTTCTGATAGCTCCATGGTATTTCAACATACCCAGAAGCAGTCGCAAGGTCCGGATTCTGTCGGTGGCgatggcggtggcggtggcggtggcggtgatGGTGGCGGCAGTGGGGGTGGGGATGGCATCCTGATGGATTCTACTACGTTGCAAATGATGGGTTTTGGACCTTCATCTCTCACAATGGATTGGAACCAAACTTTACT TCGAGgtaatggaagaaatggagagacTAATTTCCATTCCATGattcaagatgagttgagttcaaGACCCAAATTTAAGCCAGAAACGGGGATGGAATCTCCTCCAACACATCAAGTCCAGAAGGAGTGGAGCCCCAAGAGTAGTTTCTCCGATGGTGGTGAAGATTCCACCTCTTTAAATCCATTTAATAAGCAAATAAATCAGGTCTTCCCTTTGGaccatcatcagcagcagcggTTAAATCCCAGTTCCGGCGACTGTACTGTGAGCAGCCAAGGCATACCCTCAAGTTTTCCCTCTTTCACATGCAATTCAGCTTCGTTATTGCAAGGCCTGTTCGACCCTCAAGAGACCCATCCATCCATTAACAATCCATCTCCAAACTACGGCATTAACACCGGTGAATTCGCTTCGCCGTTGCTGTCACCGTCGCCTTCTTGGGCTAAATTTCCGGCTTTCCTGAAAGCTTCGCCAccgaagcagcagcagcagcagcagcagctgcaACACCAACCTCAGTTACACTTCTCCAACAATACTCCTTACTGGAATGCCTCTGCAGCTCCCATGAATGATGCTCGTTctagcttcttcccttcttcacaTACACAATTTCTTTCGCAAACCTTCGAGGAGAAACCCAGTTGCAGCAGCATCACAGCCCTCACTACCTCAAAG TCTAGTACGGAAGAAGTTCGTGattcagggtcagggtcagtgGCAAAGAAAAGCAGTAGTGAACCGGTTTACAAAAGGCCTCGGATTGAGACACCATCGCCATTACCAACTTTTAAG GTTCGTAAAGAGAAATTAGGGGACCGAATCACTGCTCTACAACAACTTGTTTCACCTTTtggaaag ACTGATACGGCATCTGTGCTCTTCGAAGCTATTGAGTATATCAAGTTCCTCCATGAGCAAGTCAGC CTTTTGAGTACGCCATATATGAAGAATGGAGCTCCCACACAAACCCAACAACAG AATTCTGATAAATCAAATGAAGGTGAAGGACACAAACAAGATCTTAGGAGCCGTGGATTATGTTTGGTTCCACTTTCAAGTACGTTTCCAGTTACAAATGAAACTGCAGCTGATTTCTGGACACCTACGTTTGGAGGAACTTACAGGTAG